AGTAGTCAAGAAATTGCCTATATTTTAGAAGGAGAGGTCACTGTTACCCCTGTTGGCGGAGCGCCAGTGAGCTTTGGTGCTGGCGATCTTGTGACATTTCCAGCTGGTCTGTCTTGCATTTGGGATGTTAAAAAAGCGTTACGCAAGCACTACCAGTTTGGCTAGTGTTATTGATACGGTCGCTTAGATCTGTATTAATGCTGCTTGTAATTGTGCCAATTTGGTTTTGCTCAGCGGTTTATTTTGTCGATCTGAAATTAAAAAAGTATCTTCGGCACGATTGCCTAATGTGTTGATTTTGGCATGATGTACTTTAATGTCATGTGCAATTAGAACAAAGGCGATGCTGGCCAATAATCCTGGCTGATCGCCTGCAATAATGTCAAACATTTGATAGCTAGTCTCAGGCATAGTATTAAACATCACTTCAGTCGTAATAGGCATATGTTTTACTTGACGATTTAAGCGTCCCTGTATCGGGTTATCGATAGGGCAGGTTGTTAACATTTTATCTCGTAAATTTTCTTCAATATGTTTAATAAGACCTGTATAACTAATTTCAGTGGTGGACTCATCTAGTACGATAAAAGTATTAAGCGCGTAATCGTGATTGGTTGTGTAAATCTTGGCTTGGCCAATGCTATAGCCAATACGGTCAAAGAAATTACAAATGCGCGCAAATAACTCTTGATGATTGCGGGTATAAATCATCACCTCGATACCATCGCCATCGCGACTTAAATGTGCACGTACAATCGGCACCTCTGTAAACACATGCGGTATTAATAATCTGGTTTGCCAAGCGATTTCATTGCTGTTAAATCGTGAAAAATATGCTTCACCTACATTACGCCAAAATGCTTCGTATGCGCTAGGCGATAAGCCATACTTATTCAGCTTTACTCTTGCCTTGTCTTGTCGCTCCGATATGGCATTTTTGACACTAAATGAAGGATCATTAAGCGCTTGTCGTGTCTCTAAAAATAAACTTTCAAGAAGCTTGGCTTTCCAGGCATTCCAAACAGCTGGGCTGGTTGCTCTTATGTCGGCTACCGTAAGCAAATACAGTGCTATTAAGCAAGTTTCGTTTTTCATTAATTTGGCAAATTGCGCAATGACAGCTGGATCTGATAAGTCAGATTTTTGTGCCACTTTGGATAATTGCAGATGCTTCTCGACTAACCAAACCACTAATTTTGTATCTTCTTCTGGTAATTGGTGTAATGCGCAAAAACGTTTTGCATCCATTTTGCCAAGCTCAGAATGATCACCGCCACGCCCCTTGGCAATGTCGTGAAAAATGGCAGCGAGGTAAAGCAAATGCGGCTGCTTAAAGTCGGCAAATAGTTGGCTACATAATGGAAATTCATGCGCTAACTGAGGCTTGCTAAATCGACGTAAATTAGCAAGTAGTTTGAGCGTATGTTCATCGACCGTATACACATGAAATAAATCATGTTGCATTTGTCCAATAATTTTACCAAAAGCAGGAATATATTTGCCTAATACGCCATATCGATTCATACGTCGCATGCTTTGATGAACGCCATATTGTTGTTTCAATATCGTTAGAAATAGCGCTTGGTTTTCTGTCGATTCTCGAAACGCTTTATTAATCAGTTTGGTAGCATCCTGAAGCTGACGTAGTAGCAAAGGGCTAAAACCCTCTAATTCAGGGTGCTGCTGCAACAACAGAAAGCACTCCAAAATCGCACTAGG
This region of Methylophilaceae bacterium genomic DNA includes:
- a CDS encoding cupin domain-containing protein, producing MQIKVEKPDAAKLASLGVSRWPIWSKEISNFPWDYSSQEIAYILEGEVTVTPVGGAPVSFGAGDLVTFPAGLSCIWDVKKALRKHYQFG
- a CDS encoding [protein-PII] uridylyltransferase, whose translation is MPMDQIKAWRSELKVQQAALEQTFLKNTNPASLLKKHTKLIDNLLRKVWQYSDLNNEITLIAVGGYGRQALFPYSDIDLLILMPDNASAAQNKKVEALVGVLWDLGLNIGHSVRTLQECISEATDDATVQTNLLESRLICGSKVIYTQFFIEIKQQLNAAAFLDAKIAEQNKRHAKFNDTGYSLEPNIKESPGGLRDIHTILWLAQSQGLGNNWLELAKNGVISEFELSEIKRHERNLNTLRIRLHYLAKRREDRLLFDFQNDLANSLGLVNTPSKRASEQLMQSYYRSVRYINLINEILLKSFAIRSVAKASSTVINKRFIAQNKWLEAVTPDLFQNQPSAILECFLLLQQHPELEGFSPLLLRQLQDATKLINKAFRESTENQALFLTILKQQYGVHQSMRRMNRYGVLGKYIPAFGKIIGQMQHDLFHVYTVDEHTLKLLANLRRFSKPQLAHEFPLCSQLFADFKQPHLLYLAAIFHDIAKGRGGDHSELGKMDAKRFCALHQLPEEDTKLVVWLVEKHLQLSKVAQKSDLSDPAVIAQFAKLMKNETCLIALYLLTVADIRATSPAVWNAWKAKLLESLFLETRQALNDPSFSVKNAISERQDKARVKLNKYGLSPSAYEAFWRNVGEAYFSRFNSNEIAWQTRLLIPHVFTEVPIVRAHLSRDGDGIEVMIYTRNHQELFARICNFFDRIGYSIGQAKIYTTNHDYALNTFIVLDESTTEISYTGLIKHIEENLRDKMLTTCPIDNPIQGRLNRQVKHMPITTEVMFNTMPETSYQMFDIIAGDQPGLLASIAFVLIAHDIKVHHAKINTLGNRAEDTFLISDRQNKPLSKTKLAQLQAALIQI